The Calliphora vicina chromosome 3, idCalVici1.1, whole genome shotgun sequence genome contains a region encoding:
- the LOC135954380 gene encoding N66 matrix protein-like isoform X2, translating into MKLFQLIVAVGCIVAGVMGAPYNVINGNGNRRNHQYNAGSGYNIIKGNGNRRNHQNNLGNGDPGYNIINGNGNRRNHQTNLDYGYNIIKGNGNRRNHQTNWDYGSI; encoded by the exons atgaaattatttcaattaattgttGCAGTTGGCTGCATTGTTGCTGGTGTAATGGGTGCTCCTTAT aaTGTAATAAATGGCAATGGTAACAGAAGAAATCACCAGTATAATGCGGGATCCGGTTAT aatattataaAAGGCAATGGTAACAGAAGAAATCACCAGAATAATTTGGGAAATGGTGATCCAGGTTAT aatataataaaTGGCAACGGTAACAGAAGAAATCACCAGACTAATTTGGATTACGGTTAT aatattataaAAGGCAACGGTAACAGAAGAAATCATCAGACTAATTGGGATTACGGCTCAATTTAA
- the LOC135954381 gene encoding N66 matrix protein-like isoform X1, with translation MKLFQLIVAVGCIVAGVMGAPYNVINGNGNRRNHQYNAGSGYNIIKGNGNRRNHQNNLGYGDPGYNIINGNGNRRNHQTNMDYGYNIIKGNGNRRNHQTNWDYGSI, from the exons atgaaattatttcaattaattgttGCAGTTGGCTGCATTGTTGCTGGTGTAATGGGTGCTCCTTAT aaTGTAATAAATGGCAACGGTAACAGAAGAAATCACCAGTATAATGCGGGATCCGGTTAT aatattataaAAGGCAACGGTAACAGAAGAAATCACCAGAATAATTTGGGATATGGTGATCCAGGTTAT aatataataaaTGGCAACGGTAACAGAAGAAATCACCAGACTAATATGGATTACGGTTAT aatattataaAAGGCAACGGTAACAGAAGAAATCATCAGACTAATTGGGATTACGGCTCAATTTAA